In Montipora capricornis isolate CH-2021 chromosome 4, ASM3666992v2, whole genome shotgun sequence, a single genomic region encodes these proteins:
- the LOC138046243 gene encoding uncharacterized protein: MTSFTEARDFIVLTYEQGLISDEEFLVLYDSYKPKNLDLPYNMYESFDLDEMEDDECVAEFRVRKRDIPLLGEVLQIPEVVICNQQSIADGTEALCMLLKRLAYPVRYSDMVPRFACPVPVLSMITNEVLDHVYKTHQHRICQWYPEVMNPLALQRYADAVANKGAPLQNCFGFIDGTIRPIARPDTNQRILYNGNKRVHAIKFQSVTLPNGIIGHLYGPTEGRCHDAGMLRDSQLYQSLERLAFNPLGQPMCLYGDPAYPLRLLLQKPY; encoded by the exons ATGACCTCCTTTACAGAAGCAAGAGATTTCATCGTTCTAACTTATGAGCAAGGATTAATAAGTGACGAAGAGTTTTTGGTTTTGTACGATTCGTACAAGCCTAAAAACTTGGATTTACCGTACAACATGTACGAATCATTTGACCTTGACGAAATGGAAGATGATGAATGTGTAGCTGAGTTTAGAGTTCGAAAAAGAGATATACCTTTGCTTGGTGAAGTACTGCAAATTCCAGAGGTTGTGATATGCAATCAGCAAAGCATAGCAGATGGAACGGAGGCACTTTGTATGCTTCTCAAACGTCTGGCATACCCTGTTCGTTACTCTGACATGGTGCCAAGATTTGCATGTCCAGTTCCAGTGTTGAGCATGATAACCAATGAAGTTCTTGATCATGTGTATAAAACTCATCAACACCGAATCTGTCAATGGTATCCAGAAGTCATGAATCCACTGGCACTACAGAGATATGCTGATGCAGTTGCTAATAAGGGTGCACCATTACAAAACTGTTTTGGATTTATTGATGGCACCATTAGACCGATTGCTAGGCCTGACACCAATCAGCGAATTCTTTACAACGGGAATAAGAGGGTCCATGCGATCAAATTTCAATCAGTTACTTTACCAAACGGTATCATAGGCCATTTGTACGGCCCCACTG AGGGCAGATGCCATGATGCTGGTATGCTTCGTGATTCTCAGCTGTATCAGAGCTTAGAGAGGCTTGCCTTTAATCCACTTGGGCAACCAATGTGTCTGTACGGGGATCCCGCCTATCCCCTGCGCCTCCTCCTTCAGAAACCATATTGA